AATATTTTATTGCAATGCCCTGTACCGCCTGTGCTGGTAGTTACCACACACTGTGAATTTTGCCAGTCTTCTTCTCTCAGTCTTCCTTCTCATCGCCATGCGTGATGATGTAACACAAAGATTTGTAATCAATGTTCCCAGCCACATCGATGGGGGCTAAAGCAAACATTTGTTCCACCTAGAAAGAAAGAAGTACAGGAGGaaagtaaccagggctttttttcagggggaacgtgggggaacggagttccggcacctcttaaaaatactcggcaatagtgcttgaaaataataatgatttcaaagaatcccatgtgtttcttcctcatttccctcttgagagttccgccacctcttttcccagaaaaaaaaccctgaaagtaACAATATGCTATCATCCATAACTGAGCAAAgctgagattttaaaaggattgGCTGAGGAGGGAGGCTTTGCTAAGCATGTGAAGATCCCAGTTATCAGGGAATGAGGATCTTTAGAGGGAACGTGTTGAGGAAATTCTGGATATCAATTCACCAAGAAGGTCACCTCACCTCGTCAGAAGAGAACTTGTCCGCCTGTGTTAGCAGGAGTTGTTTAAACCtagaaataaattttttaaaaaagagttcagACATCACTCAAAATTTAACCACTCTGAGTTGTCCCTGTTTATGAGACGAACCCTATTTTCTAATCTCTTTCCCTGTCCGATCATTGTCTCAAATTTGTCTGTTTTAGCTTTTGAGGATGCCTCATTAATTTTTTCTCACTGTGAGTTCATACAATTGTCATGATTTATGGTTTTGCCCCCTCTCTAGAAGTTAAATCTCTGAGTGGGTACAAATGCGTATTGTCTCTAGCATGAATATGGGCAAATTGATGCAATGCATAGCTTGCCATTTTacactctgcagctgctgaaatttATTTTGAACGATGCCTTAAGAATTCAAAATACTGCAGGGCTATTATATTTTCCTGAGtatattttacacacacacacacacacacacaccagaaaaaACACCTAGGCTTTTAAATCTGTGGAAGACAGGCTGTTGAGGAGTAAATGGAgaactactgtagcatagtggtcaagtggctgggctgtgaatcagcactccgcctctcgctactgccatgaactctgcaggtggccttgggtaacacattcctctcagggccaagctccaagtaacaaatgacacttgcctggcaagtgaacagattcacgtgtattcctccctgttcacttgccattcatttgcgctctacttgatcaagtggagtgcaagtgaatggcaagtgaacaggggggaatacacgtgggactgttcacttgccatgcaagtgtcattcatcacttgtagcttggccctgagtctgttcacttgccatgcaagtgtaattcgtctcttgtagcttgactcctagcctcagctccctagctgtattgtggggataataataacactgacttagtTAAccactctgagagtctctctacacgagaccgccaagaacactcaagtgaagggagaagcaatgttaaccaggaaacaTAGAAGTTTAAAAGACAGCTGAAGGCTTCCTcgctttcacctctctacaaagagctggAGATCACTCCtgggagggtttgtttatttcttctttgcctcccagagtgcaaggtgaaattaacatagccttcacaaaccctccaaggagcaaTTAcaggctctttgtagagaggtgaaagtgataaagccttcagctctgtcttctaaactcctacatttcccggttaacattgcatctcctttcacttgagcatcctcatgtaagagggcTCGTATAGAGGGACTcacagtgtggcactaatctgtccagaagagcggtatataagcacactgttgttgatGTTAAATTAATACAACTGAATGTAGAAGAATCTTCAATGCATTACCAAAGAGGACATGGAGACAGCAAAACTGGTTTGAGAATGGGGGCCAAAGAAGTTTGCCCCTGTTTTCATCTGCAAAGCACTGACAGGCATTTGAGTTTccagagactaagagccaaactacaagtgacgccttacacaggttggacacttgtcagcttccctcaagttttgatgggaaatgtaggcgccctggttttacagcttggctctccattacaactgcaagaccaggatgcctacatttcccatcaaaacttgagggaagctgactagtgtccaacctgtgtaagatgtcacttgtaatTTGGCTCTAAGGAAAGAAATGTAATgggccagggaggggggggggtcagagccCAAATAGCTATACCAAGGAAGGAGACAGTGTTTGTACTTACTCTTCTTTGTTGACGTAGCCAGTGCCATTGGGGTCAAAGAGCTTGAAGGCAGCAAGGATTGATTCTTCTGGGTCAGTTCCtgtggaagagaagagaaagacTATTTGGGATACACTCTCAAACTTCACCAGATAAAAGTCGGCTCCTTCTCATCAGGAAATcaggttgtttgatttatcaTAATTAGTTCAGGCAGGGACTTTGAAGCCTAGGGGGGAAGTAACTGTGACAGATGTTGGAAGTCCCTGCAGCAGATCCCATACCTTCCAATATTTCAACAATGGAAAAAAGTGTGCCGTAGCactgactctgccatggaaactctctGGGTGTTCTTAGGCCAGTCggtctctgtcagcctaacctacctcacagaattgttgtgaggatcaaatggaggaggggagaatgtaataaactgctttgggcctccactggggagaaacagggtataaatagccaaataaataagtaaaacacCCACGCTACTATTATGCACTGATGCAAGCTGTGCACCATCTGCTCTCTACTGAACGAATTCACTCTGCAATTATTTGTCTCACATTTTTAAGTCAGGAGGGTGAAGTTTTTCTGGCTACAAATatacaaacaatgcaatcctaaacagagtaactccagtcttagcccattgaaatcaatgggcttagactggggtaactctgcttaggattgcactgtaagcataTTTCTGAGTCCCCTATGGTATGTTGCCAACAGTTTAGAACATACCACAGCAACCACAGTGAGTGAAATAGCAGGCTGTGCATTGTGCTTAAATGTTCACGCACATGGCATTTACACACGTGTGCACTAGCATGGAGATGCATTCATCTACTCACTCACAGACTTAACTGTTAGAGGCACTAAGGTGCTGAACTGTGAAGAATGTTGACACCAGTAGTCACACAGAAATTTACTGTGAACAGATACTTGAAAATAAGGACCTTGTCTactgaagaccagggtggcactAACTCACCATTCAGTTTTTCTCCAAAGAGAGTTAAAAAGACTGTGAAATTAATtggtcctttcccttccttcagcATCTCTTCCAGCTCCTCATCCTTCACATTCATTTTACCTATAGAGAAAACAGGTACCCAATGAAATTCCTTTTCCATATGGGTGAAGCCCTTTACATTGCTTGTGATAGGCAAAAGAAACCATCTGAATTCAGTACAAAGACTGCTCTGTTACTATGGAATCTTGTGCTGTTCACAGTGCACTGCAGCCCAAACTGCTGTGTACATCATGGGCAAAATCACCAGTATAGCCAGTATGCCAATGCCATCCTTACAATTTCAGTTATTGAAAGGATTCCATTCTGcttttctggtgtgtgtgtgtgtgtgggcatggCAATTTGAAAGTATTAATCAGGCTACATAATCATATTGTTATATCCtggggagttgtgaatttggtgGTGTCCCTTTATTGTATTCTACAGGTATTTTAACGAAAATCCTTTGCTTTAGATTCAATTTTCACTTGCTATGTTGGTTGTTGACTGTGGCTGGTTATGGCCTAGACCAGGCCTTACCTTGGTTGCAGTAAAGTTTGATCTGTTTTGGTAACAGGTGTAGTAGAATTATTACACTGGAAGCAAGGATAAAATTAATGTGGACCTGGGGGACTGCCTcttaccatatgttccccagaagCTGCTCCATTcggcagacaaacatctactggtggtccctggaggTTCACCATGCCTTTACCAGAGCCAGgcctttttcagccctggcaccaacctggtggaaatcTCTGTGGAAACCGGGGCCCATTCACATTTATTATCTTTCTACCAAGGCGGCAAGACAgacatgttccaccaggcatatgttggttgaggtgggtgggccactaAACCAGCCTCCTGCTAGGGTGGAGATGTTGTTCCCCCCAGACTGTTTTCATCTGGTAGCTGGACACTCTGCCCCATGGATTTGTTCAATGTCTAGTGGATGCGAAATAGGTGTCCAACGGTCTTACACAGATTTTATTGACTGATGTTTAAAGTTAGCtatcatgttttatttatttattgctttttgtgatctactctgagcctgcttgcagggagagcggaatataaatttaataaaataaaaataaaataaaaaacaatgccGATGTATTTTCATCTAGTTAGACCCTGAATATTCCATACTATGGCATTTGTACCTGACACTGTTTTTCTTAttggacaaagggagctttgactcttgaagtcATACCCCGGGAagctagttgatctttaaggtgctactgggccagactcttgctcttctagtatagaccaacacagctacccacctgaaactgttttcCCCTTGTAGCAGCTAATTATGTGATGTTGAAGAAACCTCTGAATTTGTACAGATCACCACTCCCTAACAACTGGAATCACTCACCAAGTTGGCCATAGGTCTCTTTCAAGTCTGATTTGCTGATAATGCCATCACGGTTCTGATCAATGCAGCTGAATGCCTTGGGGAAAGAGAAACATACTATTTGGAGTTCTATTCCTTTGTGTCACAATGATAGTGATGCATGCACGTGTGCACATaggtacacaaacacacacaaatatgtcCCCATCCTACCTACCCCAGGAATTCGTTATCTCCTGCCCTGATGTTATCTCCTCAGAGTGGAAAGAAAGAAGCCGTTCATTATAAATCTATCAGTCCTTGACTTCCAGTCAGGGATGATTATGGAGCTTCTACAGGACATCTTGCTGTAACTGTACTATTTCCAGGTTTCTCCATCCTTCAAAGGCTTTTTCCCAAATGAGcttaacctagggttgccaaactccaggtagtggctgcaaatcttcaggaattacaactgatcttcaggcaacatatattacttcccctggagaaaatggttgctttggagggtgaactcaaaGGTATTGTGCCATATGGAggtcccaaaccctgccctctccaggttccacccccgcccccaaatctccagaaatttcctacttgagggctggcaaccctacttaacattgatatttttgaaaagaaaaagcacTTTATCAAGCCTTTTGGAAGGAATGGTACATATTTCTCTCCCACAGAGTTCCCGCTCACATCAGCACTATTGCCTCAGGGTCAGTAACTCGCAAGAGCCATTTTcctatttttttcctgccatgccaacagaataatttttaaggtttttttttttttttaaatcagtagtTGCAATAGTGCTATATGGCATCTATTCTAATACTGTCAGGCTGTTGATGAATTCTAATGCAGCAATTTCCCATTGCAGTCTCCTTTGAAATTCCGTTGCTGTTGAATGCTGCCTTTTCAGGTCAGCACGTTTCTCAATGGGGCCAGTTTCTATCAGCCTCTGGTATCACCATTACTTATAGAACAGCCTTTACCACATGGGATTGCAAGggtttcccccccacccacctctgCCATTAAAGTATTGgagaaccccccccacacacacacatcttggaTCATTAAATTATGGGGGGGGATTGACCCACATGTGTAACCCAGTTTTGCTTCTCTTCTGTCTAACCTTCCTCCATGTTCCTCTGCAACATCTAGGACCAGATTGAAATGAGCAGATGGGCAAAAATCTAAATGGTTGCAGATGAGCAAGAAGAACTTACCCCTGTGACATTGCACATGTctaatgttttatttaaacaggACTACTGTATTTGCATATTAGCACACTTGCATAACACCCACTTGTGTTGATGGATCTCTGGGATGCTAACATTGCATGCGCAGGAGCCGGGGGTCCATTTAAACAAGTTGTTGGGCTCATACAACATCATATGGGTAAGTTCTTCAGGCCCACCAGTGTCATGGTTAAATCAGGTCTAAGAACAAAttccaatgttttttaaaaaaatatatggtgATGTCACCATATGTCTTTCCTGTACCAAAGGTCACCCCCCTGCTTGTAGTGCTGAAAGATAGAACTTTTGATTCTGGAACATAACAGAGAGCTTCCAGGCTGATGGACACACATAATTCTTCACTTAACAGGTAAGTAAATGGTTGTATTCCCTGCCAgtggatgtggtgatggccaaTACATAGATGGCTTTCAAATGTAGGGGGCTTTACAACGgaattagattcatggaggataggtctaggGATAGATACGAGCCCTAATGATTAAAATTTCCTCTTCCAGGGGCAATAAATTtctgagccagtgtagtgtagtggttagaatgtcagacttggagccaaactacaagtgacgcctgacactagttggacacttgtcagcttctctcaagttttgatgggaaatgtaggcatcctggtcttgcagcttggctctccgattgGCTCTAAGATCTAGGAAGTGCAggttctgccatggaggcttgcctggtgaccttgagtcagtcacacactctcagcctagggttgttgtgaggaaaaaacggAGCCAAAGAGAAccatgtaagccacttggggcccccattggggagaaaggtgggatattaaataaacaaacaaaccactgaATACAAATCCCAGGAGGCAACAACAGtagaggccttggcctctgtgccctgtttgttaaATCTCCAGGGCAGGGCttcctggctggccactgtggtacagatagggttgccaggtccatgttgggaaattcctggagattggggggggtggagcctggagagggcagggtttaaggaggggaggggccttataatgccatagagaacCCTTcatatcagccattttctccaggggaaccgatctctgttgcttggagacaGTTGTAATTCtcggagatttccagctaccacctggaggctggcaaccttgtcACAGGTTGCGTGACTGGATGGACCTCCACACTGATCCAGCAGGAGACATCGTACATTTTTAGGCTGAAAGGCTTCCATTAgctctcattttaaaaagaatgtactGCTGTCTGTGTAAATGACATCTAAGAGTTCAGTTTCATTGAAAGCACTAAGTGGATGCCAGCTTTCTGCTTGAAACCAGGCCTGAGGCCTGGCCTCCCTCACCTCTTTGAACTCCTGGATCTGTGATTGCTCAAACATGGAGAAGACATTGGAGGAGCCTCTCTGTTGACGTTTTGCAGCTGCTTTGCTTCGAgtcccagcttttctgctggcctAGGGGGGAAAAGTCATGATTAAGGCACCGGAGATTCAAAGTGGGTCCCAGCTAGTCAAAATGAAAGGAATCTTATCAATCCAGGAGCACCTGTTATGAGCTGGCACAGTCAAACCAGAGCCTCAAAGAAGTTTTCCATTCTAGATAAGAGCCCAAAAAGAGACAAAGCAGAATAACTTTCCTTCCTCTCTCAAAATAATTTGAACTTAAATATATgcagtgattttatttatttggtcatttttactcttttttccttcccccaGGGGGCCCAATGATGCTGCTAAGCAGTAAATTTGGGACAGacaaaacaaaatatttcatCTCTTAAATGGAATTTACTGCCACGGGCAGGCTGTGATGGCCACTAGTTTAAAAGGACAATAGACAGATTTGTGGAGGTAAGATCCAGGGAGATAATCAGATCCCGCCATTGAACAGGACTGTCTATTCATAAATTATATCTGAATATTAATAAACAATATCTGAACAGGCAAATAAAAATTGCAACCATCTGTTACATCTGGAACAGATATTTAGCAAAACAAGTCAGTTCTGAACTGATTGTTCATCTTGTACAAGAGCAGTTATGAAAAGATCTTTGTTTTACGTTTGATCTTCATTAATGTCAATATAGTTTATCTTTTCTTGATTGATTAAAAATAATTCTGCGGGTTAAGAAATTGATGTTCTATCTCTAGTATATTTTAAATATCACCCTGTTTTCCACCACTAAAATACTAGCCTGGTCAGAATGCTGAAATTATTAAATGCGCATTAGAAAATTAGTGAAAGCCGATACCCAAATGAATTGGTTGGGACACTCAAAGTAAGTGCAGTCGCTAGATGATCTCCATTACTGGTTGAGAGCcattgtggtgcagtggttataaATTAAGTCCatgtggacttagactggagtaactctgtttaggattgcactgtgagtgaccttgggccagtcatactctctctctctgcctaacctaccacacagggttattGTATGAATAAAATAAGTGAGTGGAAATCCTTGTAGCTCCTTGGGGGATAAAAACaggataaatatataaatatatatatataaatatatataaatacaaattcaGTTTGCCTCATAATTTCTTCACATAATAATTCTAAAAATCCCATTCATTAAAATCGTGGAGCAGCTATACTCACGAGTCACGACGTGATCCaaatcagagttacacccttttaagtccattgaagtcagtgagtgGGCTGAGATTGGTATAGCTCGATTTAGATAGCACTTGCAATTATTGTGTTAGTTCTGTGGCCGAGAGCCAGGAGAGGGAGGTAGATGAAGTTTGCTACTGGAATGGCTCCGTTGTTACTTCTCCCTCTTGTCACAGGAACTAAATGTTCTTCGTatgtgggaggttttttgcctgtttggtttttgtttcgggggggggggggggtgtttgttcAATAGTACAACATTCTGTTTTTCAATctggtctcctttctccccacccccatctagTTTCTTGGgttcatttattttatgttttgtttgttaAGATTTCGAGaggttccccaccaccaccttgaaaTGAAATTTGTTGCACTGTACAAAAATAGTACGCTGCTTCAAGGACTCTGGTCAAATATGTAAATAAACAGTCATATGTATTAATTAGAAAACCTTTGGAAGGCGTGACATAGCTGGGACATCACATAACCTTTGGGATGATTACTTCCCCCAGAACTGAAATACAAgctcatgtttatttattttaattgatGCCAGTTTTAAATGACTGATCATTGTTCAGTGGAAGTGAAATTAACAACAGGAAAGAAAGCTGGAATGCAGCTACACTAGGACAAGAACAAGCTATGGGAAAAGTCGCCCCTGCGTCCCCAAAGTTGCCCCCCTTAGTTAAAAGGGATCGTTCCCAATCAGCGCCTGGTCTGAAATCTTTCCCAATCTCCAATGTTTATTTCCTTGCATGAAGGTAGAACTACTGCTCCCTGCTGTAGAGGAAAAAAGCAGAGGGGAAAAGTACTCACCATCTTGGAAGTCCCGTAGAACAAAGAACTGGATGGTGTCAGCTGTGGGCTCAGGCTATATCCCTCATGTTATCTCTTGGTGAGCTAAATCAGGAACAGGGCAGCGGGAGAGAGCCAAAATTGGCAGTCCTTTTTGATACTGTAAGAGCGAGAAAGGCCTGGGTGATAGGACCGCATTCCAGGCTTTGTCGATGGAGGAAGCTCCCTTCCCTAGTTTGAACTGTCCATTCCAGACTGACCTTTGTCTTATCCTTCTCTGTACAGAAGTATTGTCAGAATCAGAACCGCCATTGGTTGATGTTTCTGCACTAACCCGGCCTATACCTACTGAAATTGGGAATGTACTGCACCATATTTCATAGAAATAAGGTACATTCCAGCAGTCTGGTACCTCTGTGCAGTTAGGCACCCAGAGCTCCTTTCAAGTCAATTGACTGAGTGAAGTCAATTgccagagtttctctacacaagacgtcttacacgGAGATGCTCATGCGAAAGATCTTACACTGGTTCTCCCACTGTGGCtacacatgcattgctagggacatttcagtttcaaataatTTCAAATTGACTGCCCCTagagaggcgaagatgaaattaacaaaccctctgaggagcgatctccgccagctgtctttttaaactatgcttcccgactaagattgtgtctccctacacttgagcgtccccatgtaagatgtctcatgtagagagactctaagagccaagctacaagtgacgcctgacacaggttggacacttgtcagcttccctcaagttttgatgggaaatgtaggcatcctggtcttgcagctgtaatggagagccaagctgtaaaaccaggacgcctacatttcccatcaaaacttgagggaagctgacaagtgtccaacctgtgtaaggcgtcacttgtagcttggctcttagatgtgCCTAATTCTGTTGTTGTGACCCTCCTCCTATTTCTTATGGCCCCAGTACCATGCATGTTTGATCACCATCCCTCTTCCTCTGGCTAGGCAGCTTCCCTGTTACCAGAAAGGAAACATCTGTCATTGTGACGTATTATAAGTACATAGAAGAGatatgggccgattccacaccaccttacCTCCCGTGTTTTTTTCGGAATGTTTGCGTCACATGTGAGGGCGCAATATCCAGCTGCCTGTCCACATCACCTTCTGACTCCCATTTCTCTTGCGCGATGCCACGATCACATCCCCTCAATAAAACCCGCAATGaatgggaggggtgtgtggtttgGCTGTGAAAAGCCttgtgacctttttttttttaaaaaaaatcttcaattgGTCAGTATATCGACAAGATACTATCCTGTCCTATCGAAACGACACCCCGTTAATTGGCTGCGATTGGCTCATTATCCTCCCACCATCGACAGTTTGCAGTGATTGGTCCCGTTTaggcgggcaaatttgaactgATTTTTAATAGTAGATCAGCGGAATTTTTCTCTCTGTTGGTAGTaggaggattgttggatttctcatcatggctcctcgtgaaaccatcctgttccttttttttttctttaagtgcgGGGGGAACCTCGGAGACGAGGGGTGGGGCTTGGTGATGCTTTAGGGGCTGGATGATGTAATGAGCTCATAGCGCGATGAAATCGTGGTGGTCTGCTGCGGCGCCGTAGCGATAccattatgatttttttaaaaaaacgtgtgaacagaggaatgtgtagcgctgcagcagcaaaaaactGGCGCTAAAACTaggtggtgtggaatcggccatggaaTCCTTTTTCTTTTGAACATCAGTTCCATTGAACTTCAGAGAATGCACATCATAGTTTGGATATCTGTGATATTTTTTGAAGCCTGATCTGTCTGCACTACAGAGAATATATGGCTGGGTGGAATTAATCTGGGATTTGCTGTATGCATTTAGCAACAATACTGAATTTCAAATAAATGCAGTTCTTTGCAAATGACAGGACATTTGTTGCTGCCATTTGATAGTGGGTCAAGGCTTTTGTGTGTTTGCAAAGGAGAATCTATTGATCATTTTAGCTGCTGTAACTCTTCCTGTTATGGCAGCAGGATGTTAGGA
Above is a genomic segment from Eublepharis macularius isolate TG4126 chromosome 14, MPM_Emac_v1.0, whole genome shotgun sequence containing:
- the MYL7 gene encoding myosin regulatory light chain 2, atrial isoform; amino-acid sequence: MASRKAGTRSKAAAKRQQRGSSNVFSMFEQSQIQEFKEAFSCIDQNRDGIISKSDLKETYGQLGKMNVKDEELEEMLKEGKGPINFTVFLTLFGEKLNGTDPEESILAAFKLFDPNGTGYVNKEEFKQLLLTQADKFSSDEVEQMFALAPIDVAGNIDYKSLCYIITHGDEKED